A DNA window from Daucus carota subsp. sativus chromosome 3, DH1 v3.0, whole genome shotgun sequence contains the following coding sequences:
- the LOC108211074 gene encoding isoaspartyl peptidase/L-asparaginase, with the protein MGWAIALHGGAGDIPMDLPAERRQPREDGLRRALEVGVSALKSQASALDAVELVVRELENNPNFNAGKGSVLTSSGSVEMEACIMDGSTKNCGAVSGLSTVVNAISLARLVMEKTPHIYLGFDGAEAFAREQGVETVDPSHFITVENIERLNQAKDANRVQIDYTPPFQAANTKDTAVPEGDQIGTVGCVAVDIHGNLATATSTGGLVNKMVGRIGDTPIIGAGTYANSFCAVSATGKGEAIIRGTVARDVAALMEYKSLSLKDAASQVVKCAPKGTTGLVAVSAAGEVIMPFNTTGMFRACATEDGNTEVAIWPSL; encoded by the exons ATGGGGTGGGCCATTGCCTTACACGGCGGCGCCGGAGATATTCCGATGGATCTTCCAGCGGAACGGCGTCAGCCACGAGAAGATGGGCTCCGGCGTGCCCTTGAAGTGGGTGTCTCTGCACTCAAGTCTCAAGCTTCTGCTCTGGATGCTGTTGAACTCGTG GTACGTGAACTAGAAAATAATCCAAACTTTAATGCCGGTAAAGGCTCTGTCCTTACCAGCAGCGGCAGTGTTGAAATGGAAGCTTGTATCATGGATGGTAGTACAAAGAATTGCGGTGCTGTTTCTGGTCTTAGTACTGTTGTAAATGCCATATCACTAGCAAGGTTGGTGATGGAGAAAACTCCTCACATATATCTAGGGTTTGACGGTGCAGAAGCATTTGCAAGGGAACAA GGTGTTGAAACTGTTGATCCAAGCCATTTTATTACCGTGGAAAACATAGAGAGACTGAATCAAGCAAAAGATGCAAACAGGGTTCAG ATTGATTACACACCACCCTTTCAAGCGGCGAATACGAAAGACACTGCAGTTCCTGAAGGAGACCAAATTGGAACAGTTGGATGTGTGGCAGTTGATATTCATGGAAACCTGGCCACTGCAACTTCAACTGGTGGATTAGTCAATAAGATGGTAGGAAGAATTGGTGATACACCGATAATTGGTGCAGGAACATATGCAAACAGTTTCTGTGCCGTCTCTGCAACTGGCAAAGGTGAAGCAATAATACGTGGTACAGTTGCAAGAGACGTTGCTGCTCTTATGGAGTACAAAAGTCTTTCTCTGAAGGACGCAGCATCTCAAGTTGTAAAATGCGCCCCAAAAGGCACTACTGGCTTAGTTGCTGTATCAGCTGCAGGAGAAGTTATTATGCCATTCAATACAACAGGCATGTTTAGAGCTTGTGCTACTGAAGATGGAAACACAGAAGTTGCAATATGGCCTTCTCTGTGA